TGATTCGAGGACTTGAACCGGCACGTCCACAGCCCACCGGACAACGATCAGCATCAATCGACCAACTATGATCGCGATCCACGGCCGGAGCATTGGAGTTCAGCGGTCGATTACAGAGTCCAACCGGTCCTGAAATTCGTCCGCCGTGACCGATATTTTTCGATCACGACCGGAAATTCTCCACTGGTCGGACCACTCGATCCTGCAGTTTTCACTCCGCTGGTCCCGCAGCTTCAGATACGCGTCCGGAACACCCCCCATTTCGCGTAACTCGTGCGCCAGACGGTCGGAGGAAACAAAAAGCGGAAGGTCACCGATGGTCCCGGCATCGGACTTCGGGCTGTCGAAGCCGGAAAGCACATAAGGGCTGGCCGATCGATCCAGATCCGCTGCCCTGAGTATCCGCTTGTAGCGCTCCGCTGTCTGATCCGCGGTCTCCACGCCGGAGATCTCCTCAGAATAAGCCGAGGAAGTCACGAAAACCGCGTTGTGAAATTCGGCGCCCTCCGCATGGAAGCGATGCGCCTGCGGCCTGACGCGCCCTACCGCGTCGAAGCCCCACCCCTCCGACGAGAAGCCACTCAGCACGATCATCGGATTCGGCCGATCGAGGAACTCGACCTCCTATTCCCGCGCAAATTCCAGGACATCGCGGAAGAAGTGAGGATGATAGGTTTCCTTGCTGTTTATGCGGAACGCATATCGCCGGTCCGAGTACAGCCAGGTCGGCTGGATGAGGCCGGGAGCAGGAAACCACTCCTAGGCATCGGAGACGCCAAGGAGTGGCCTCACATCAAGGGCTCGATTTCTATTTGGCTCCGCCGACCAACCCCCTGCGACTCTGTCTTCGTCCGTAAAGTTGGTCATCCTATGCCCGCGTGCGGGTGTCCAGTGCGGTGCCTCGACATCTGACGGGGGTCACTGCCCGGAGTAGAACCGGGGAACGGCATCACTTAGATACCAGAACCAGAAATTCCGCCGCGCCTCAGAGTCGCCGGATTCCTCCCAGACGGCACCACCACCGATCGCAATGGCAGCGTAGAGCGACGGGTCCCAGGCTTCCGGGTCGATGTCGAGGTCACCAGCATCAGGGTCGACCGAGAAGCCCCCCTCGATGACATCCCGGTTAACTGCCCAACAAGCGAATCCAGCCGAGATCGCCGGAAAGTAATCCGCTCCCAATTGGAACTTATTGTCGAGGAAGGTGTTGAGTCGACCCAGCTCTTGCGGCTCCGAAGTCAAGTCCAGCTCCGGCCGCTCCGGAATCGCCCCCCCTATCGGAGAGGCGACTGGAAGCCCGGTAGGAAATCGGCTCTCCCAAATCGGCCATGCCTTCACTGCAGAGGCCGCAGAGAGGCGCAGGTAAGAACCCCAATGATCCAACCTAGTGGATTCCTGGATCTCGTCATGGAGTCTACGCCTAAAAGCGTGGTCGAACTCACCCTCTTCGGAAACAAGATCGAGGTACGGACGGCAGATTTCGACCACTCCCGCATCAAACATCAATTCATCCTATGATTGCGTCCAATTTCCATTGACATCAAAGTGGTTGATACCGCTTGGATCAGTCACTTTTTGAGGAACACCTCGATGTTGAGCCAATTTTTTGAACCAGTCAATGCAGTCGTCACACATATCGCGATCGACCTCAATCGGCTCGTTCGGTCGGCCGACTGCCGCTTGCCGCTCTGCATGGGAAGCAAAGTACTGACCGTCAACACCATGATCCCGGAAACCCGCCGGCGTCCTCTCTGCCCCCATGTCATCGGTCAGCTGGAGAACCTCCGACGGATGAACTCGTGTGTATGCAGAATCTGGCTTCGGCTTGGACGCCCATCCGCTGAGGAAACTGGCATCATCTGCATGTGCAGCAGTCTTCCCCGAAGGAACGGCGGGCCGCGGACAGACGCCGGGAGGAACTGGCAGGTTGTTGTTGTGGACCAGTACCGGGGTGCGGCCAGCCTGCACATAGTACGTGTGGAGGCCGCCGATGGTGAGGTCGTAGGTAGTGGTGTTCGCCTGGTAGAGGCGGACGTCCGTGACGACGGCGTGACCGGTCGGGGTCTGGAGCAGGTCGCCCTTGACGAGGTCCTTGGCTTCGATGAAGGCGTGCTGGGTCTCGTCGTAGAACGGGTGGTGGTAGGTGGTGGTGAGCTCGGACGAGGTGGCGACCGCGGCAGGCTGCTCGGCTGCTTGGGCCGGCTGGGCGGGGGCGGTGGCCGCGAGACCGAGG
This is a stretch of genomic DNA from Kitasatospora fiedleri. It encodes these proteins:
- a CDS encoding Imm5 family immunity protein, with product MFDAGVVEICRPYLDLVSEEGEFDHAFRRRLHDEIQESTRLDHWGSYLRLSAASAVKAWPIWESRFPTGLPVASPIGGAIPERPELDLTSEPQELGRLNTFLDNKFQLGADYFPAISAGFACWAVNRDVIEGGFSVDPDAGDLDIDPEAWDPSLYAAIAIGGGAVWEESGDSEARRNFWFWYLSDAVPRFYSGQ